One segment of Parvularcula sp. IMCC14364 DNA contains the following:
- a CDS encoding IS3 family transposase, which yields MKAGRSNYKKIEKLWREEGLQQPKRHKKKKRLYHKDSSVIRLRPKYENHIWSIDFVHDRLSNGSSYKMLTVLDEYTREALCVAVKPKIGNAEVLEALYPLCLCHGKPEFIRSDNGPEFAAENFQKWLTKVGIKPIRIYPGSPWENGYNERFNGTLRREVLNAEWFTTIEQVKTVINKWLKQYNTIRPHQALNMRTPIPETLHQNGT from the coding sequence TTGAAGGCTGGAAGGTCTAATTACAAGAAAATAGAAAAGCTTTGGCGGGAAGAAGGCTTACAGCAACCCAAACGCCATAAGAAAAAGAAACGCCTGTATCACAAAGACAGCTCTGTCATCCGGTTACGGCCAAAGTATGAGAACCATATCTGGAGCATCGACTTTGTTCATGATCGCCTCAGCAATGGGAGTAGCTACAAAATGTTGACCGTCCTTGATGAATACACCAGAGAAGCTCTCTGTGTCGCTGTAAAACCAAAGATAGGGAATGCGGAAGTATTAGAGGCTCTGTACCCATTGTGCTTATGTCATGGAAAGCCAGAGTTTATAAGGTCAGATAACGGCCCAGAGTTCGCAGCGGAGAACTTCCAGAAATGGTTGACCAAGGTTGGTATCAAACCGATCCGTATCTATCCAGGCTCACCTTGGGAAAACGGCTATAACGAACGCTTCAATGGCACCTTACGAAGAGAAGTCCTCAATGCTGAATGGTTCACTACGATAGAGCAAGTTAAAACCGTCATCAATAAATGGCTCAAACAGTACAATACCATCCGTCCACATCAAGCTCTCAACATGCGCACACCAATACCTGAAACTCTACATCAAAATGGTACTTAA
- a CDS encoding transposase, with product MPPDHRRQVRQEHAKPLLSDLQVFLETSLPNIPGRSDLAMAIRYAITQLKKLVVYLSDGRLEIDNKAAERSMKNLAVGKKNWLFAGSDRGGERAATIYP from the coding sequence ATGCCGCCAGATCACCGACGACAGGTCAGGCAGGAACATGCAAAGCCGCTCTTGTCTGACTTGCAGGTGTTCCTGGAAACATCATTGCCTAACATCCCTGGCAGGTCTGATCTTGCAATGGCGATTCGCTATGCCATTACTCAGCTCAAGAAGTTGGTCGTGTACCTCAGCGACGGCCGCCTCGAGATTGACAATAAGGCCGCCGAGAGATCGATGAAGAACCTCGCCGTCGGCAAGAAAAACTGGTTGTTCGCAGGCTCTGACAGAGGTGGAGAACGTGCTGCTACGATCTATCCCTGA